A window from Bacteroidota bacterium encodes these proteins:
- a CDS encoding CBS domain-containing protein — translation MTIRDLMTRTVETASPDETVLDARDRFRESGFHHLPIIDDRGRLVGLVSDRDVLRAAGPSLGAHRYDSDAGPGIDRALREIMARDVVTADPLMSIEEAVDTMLTDDISSLPVVDNEALVGIVTTADLLRYAAGQERALSP, via the coding sequence ATGACGATTCGCGACCTAATGACCCGCACCGTCGAGACCGCTTCGCCCGACGAAACGGTGCTCGACGCCCGCGACCGCTTCCGCGAGAGCGGCTTCCACCACCTCCCCATCATCGACGACCGAGGGCGGCTCGTCGGGCTTGTCTCCGACCGCGACGTGCTGCGCGCGGCCGGGCCGTCCCTCGGCGCCCACCGCTACGACAGCGACGCAGGGCCAGGCATCGACCGCGCCTTGCGCGAGATCATGGCACGGGACGTCGTCACGGCTGACCCGCTGATGTCTATCGAGGAGGCTGTCGACACCATGCTCACCGACGACATCTCGTCGCTGCCCGTCGTCGACAACGAGGCCCTGGTCGGGATCGTCACAACGGCCGACCTGCTGCGCTACGCCGCCGGCCAGGAACGCGCGCTGTCGCCGTGA
- a CDS encoding ABC transporter ATP-binding protein translates to MSLSTAPANPVQRTPSGDRSAVFSARGVTKVYGRGDVEVHALRGVDLDLFEGEFVVLLGASGSGKSTLLNILGGLDRATAGTVRYRDQDLTGASERALTAYRRDHVGFVFQFYNLIPSLTARENVAVVTEIAQDPMPPEEALGLVELGDRLDHFPAQLSGGEQQRVAIARAIAKQPAVLLCDEPTGALDSQTGILVLEALAHVNAELGTTTAVITHNVVIGEMADRIIRLSDGQIASVEANPHRRAPHELTW, encoded by the coding sequence ATGTCGCTGTCCACAGCCCCTGCCAACCCCGTTCAACGCACCCCTTCTGGTGACCGCTCGGCTGTCTTCAGCGCGCGTGGCGTCACGAAGGTGTATGGGCGCGGCGACGTAGAGGTGCACGCGCTGCGAGGGGTCGACCTTGACCTCTTCGAGGGCGAGTTCGTCGTGCTGCTCGGCGCCTCAGGCAGCGGCAAGTCCACGCTGCTCAACATCCTCGGGGGCCTCGACCGCGCCACCGCCGGGACCGTACGCTACCGCGACCAGGACCTCACCGGCGCCTCCGAGCGCGCGCTCACGGCCTACCGCCGCGACCACGTCGGCTTCGTCTTTCAGTTCTACAACCTCATCCCGAGCCTGACCGCGCGCGAGAACGTGGCCGTCGTCACCGAGATCGCGCAGGACCCCATGCCGCCCGAGGAGGCGCTCGGCCTCGTCGAGCTCGGCGACCGGCTCGACCACTTCCCGGCGCAGCTCTCCGGCGGCGAGCAGCAGCGCGTCGCCATCGCCCGGGCCATCGCCAAGCAGCCCGCCGTGCTACTCTGCGACGAGCCCACGGGGGCGCTGGACTCCCAGACGGGCATCCTCGTGCTGGAGGCGCTCGCGCATGTGAATGCCGAGCTCGGCACGACGACGGCCGTCATCACACACAACGTCGTCATCGGCGAGATGGCCGACCGCATCATCCGGCTGAGCGACGGCCAGATTGCGTCGGTGGAGGCCAACCCGCACCGCCGCGCCCCCCACGAGCTCACCTGGTAG